The proteins below come from a single Metarhizium brunneum chromosome 1, complete sequence genomic window:
- the ANK2_0 gene encoding Ankyrin-2, producing MKLLLEERCKQSGNFDINARNSSGETPLHLATEAGQSLSVQLLLEHDANVDAITANGERAFHIAASLGHVQVMEKLLAARTEDYHLCDENKDQLNVLFVAVQKGHTRIVEMLLGVPIHPKKLRGVRESPLAMAAENLKKGRDMLRLFHERGWNINWRPEASIACTALHAAASVGNAPVVEYLLEKGAEHDVQDFMGRQPLHLALEGGDADVVKMLLSQGADIDARDEQNVSPLLLIANRKDTKMLEMVLERHPGVDIGSKQLPTKRTVLQECCFNPEATKLLLERGANATTRSDSNVVHAGFQPDCTGDDGGSILIAAAFYGQLATVQLLVERGANVNAADKKGTAAIHHAAMRDTPEMVEYLLRQGANLE from the coding sequence ATGAAACTATTGTTGGAAGAAAGATGTAAGCAGTCCGGTAATTTCGATATTAACGCGAGGAACAGCTCCGGAGAAACCCCCTTGCACCTCGCAACCGAGGCTGGTCAAAGTCTTTCCGTTCAGCTGCTGCTTGAGCATGATGCCAACGTAGACGCCATTACCGCCAATGGCGAGAGAGCCTTTCATATTGCTGCATCGTTGGGTCATGTGCAAGTCATGGAGAAGCTCCTTGCCGCGCGGACAGAGGACTACCACCTGTGTGACGAAAACAAAGATCAACTTAATGTGTTATTCGTGGCCGTGCAGAAAGGCCACACTCGCATTGTTGAGATGCTTCTCGGGGTGCCTATCCACCCAAAGAAACTTCGGGGTGTACGAGAAAGCCCGTTGGCTATGGCGGCCgaaaatttaaaaaaggGCAGAGATATGCTTCGTTTGTTCCACGAGAGAGGCTGGAACATCAATTGGAGACCCGAAGCTTCTATTGCTTGTACGGCGCTACATGCCGCCGCGTCGGTGGGCAATGCACCCGTCGTGGAATATCTACTTGAAAAGGGAGCCGAGCACGACGTTCAGGATTTCATGGGAAGGCAGCCGTTGCATCTCGCGCTCGAAGGGGGGGACGCGGACGTCGTCAAGATGCTCTTGTCCCAAGGCGCCGATATAGATGCAAGGGATGAGCAAAATGTATCGCCTCTCTTGCTCATAGCCAATCGCAAGGACACAAAGATGCTGGAAATGGTGTTGGAAAGACACCCAGGCGTGGACATTGGGAGCAAGCAGCTTCCGACAAAGCGGACTGTTCTACAGGAATGTTGCTTCAACCCCGAAGCTACGAAGCTACTGCTCGAGCGAGGCGCAAATGCCACGACTCGCAGCGATAGTAATGTTGTACACGCCGGTTTCCAACCGGACTGCACgggcgatgatggcggcagcatcCTCATTGCTGCCGCATTCTATGGGCAGCTTGCTACAGTTCAACTCCTTGTAGAACGCGGTGCGAACGTCAATGCCGCGGACAAGAAGGGCACGGCAGCCATTCATCACGCTGCCATGAGGGATACCCCGGAGATGGTTGAATACCTTCTGCGTCAAGGGGCAAATCTCGAGTAG
- the AIM9_0 gene encoding Altered inheritance of mitochondria protein 9, whose translation MAGSSHFNNSIVERLVHYERDQFIRSVRNRETELLQLASTSCDKGPGSFFQAPAAGDYFTQGSYNLCFFIQFSDLQRCVFRIPLRPCLGYCPGRKIKSEVATMRCLEESTTIPVPKILAYSEDVNSDPLSTFVILDYVDGTMLSSTQMEKLDSQEREQLYTSLADIYIQLRRLEFPSIGRLEQTQTSNGFQVGQKAATIDINMQQLEGLDPFAVQDAYSNDRGCMHSATAYANMLLDISYNAFFKSRNAVEVGMGRDAVYHHHLFYQHAKQWIDPALDNGPFVLVHGDLHPSNLMVDDKMRIIGVLDWEWSRVVPVQFFVPLLWISGRTTVELAGHNTWQLFLITSFKEFLSVTESRELYMFGNTLLSREWAERSTHAEPLVANALENWTDMDWFAYRYLSRADKEAAKESIKTFIDEDPLRRLVAEMKERDASAYHKEFAKVMDAGIPPKKRPVLLIFLGQLSRVLHAGPNTAIIACVGVPIVLSLIWRRPWSSPSPQVF comes from the exons ATGGCCGGGTCATCTCATTTCAACAACAGCATAGTAGAGCGCTTGGTGCATTATGAACGGGATCAGTTTATTAGAAGCGTACGCAATCGCGAGACTGAACTTCTCCAACTCGCCTCAACTAGCTGCGACAAAGGTCCCGGTTCCTTCTTCCAGGCGCCAGCGGCCGGCGACTATTTTACCCAGGGAAGCTACAACCTCTGCTTCTTTATTCAGTTTTCAGACTTGCAAAGATGCGTTTTTCGAATTCCCTTGCGACCCTGTCTAGGGTATTGCCCGGGCCGCAAGATAAAAAGCGAGGTGGCTACAATGCG CTGCCTCGAAGAAAGCACAACCATACCCGTTCCAAAAATTCTAGCTTATAGTGAGGATGTCAATTCAGACCCCCTATCGACATTCGTTATTCTGGATTACGTTGACGGCACGATGCTCTCTAGTACTcagatggagaagctggatTCGCAGGAAAGGGAGCAACTCTACACGTCATTGGCCGACATTTACATACAGCTCAGACGACTGGAATTTCCTTCCATTGGCAGACTTGAGCAGACGCAAACCTCGAATGGGTTCCAAGTCGGTCAAAAGGCAGCTACAATCGACATCAACATGCAACAATTGGAGGGCTTGGATCCGTTTGCCGTTCAGGATGCGTACTCTAACGACCGTGGTTGCATGCATTCGGCTACCGCTTACGCAAACATGTTACTAGACATTAGCTACAACGCATTTTTTAAAAGCCGAAACGCCGTCGAGGTGGGCATGGGCCGAGATGCCGTATATCATCACCACCTCTTTTACCAGCACGCCAAGCAATGGATAGACCCGGCTTTAGACAATGGCCCGTTTGTGCTGGTCCACGGCGATCTCCATCCATCGAATTTAATGGTCGACGACAAAATGCGTATTATTGGTGTGCTTGACTGGGAATGGAGCCGCGTTGTCCCAGTCCAGTTTTTCGTTCCGCTCCTCTGGATCAGCGGCAGGACTACAGTCGAATTAGCTGGACACAACACGTGGCAACTCTTTCTTATAACGTCGTTCAAGGAATTCCTCTCCGTGACTGAATCCCGGGAGCTATACATGTTTGGCAATACATTGCTTTCTCGTGAGTGGGCAGAACGGTCCACGCACGCAGAGCCGCTAGTTGCCAACGCTCTAGAAAACTGGACAGACATGGATTGGTTCGCTTACCGATACCTGAGCCGTGCAGACAAAGAGGCGGCGAAGGAATCCATCAAGACCTTTATAGATGAAGATCCGCTACGGAGGCTGGTTGCGGAGATGAAGGAGCGGGATGCAAGCGCCTATCACAAAGAGTTTGCCAAGGTGATGGATGCAGGGATCCCTCCGAAGAAACGACCTGTGTTGTTGATCTTTCTTGGACAGCTTTCCAGGGTCTTGCACGCTGGCCCAAATACCGCCATCATTGCATGTGTGGGTGTCCCGATCGTGTTGTCCCTCATATGGAGAAGACCGTGGTCTAGCCCCAGCCCTCAAGTGTTCTga
- the Kidins220 gene encoding Kinase D-interacting substrate, translated as MWSRVSLERLLHKYPNINHNARDSAGRTLLIVAVRHGMCPDILPEHPTLVNLQDHRGQTALIYAIRRGHHETVQRLLEAGGDPLSRDVRGRDALYWAALRGDADMFGTVFRQVDKLAQTKSPFVLAINAAAAAGQADFVKELLAKIMTDSASTLVLADSNGWTALYTAEQCDNPEIVDMIRRAMLGVPGGSQGAPPLLQAPTEWHPQDKFFSLLRQPDARSISVSKNRCETCRIGIARANHPMVPTRDDVYYFEVTIVNEGCNSRYAQPVPLLSTPTSNTWKSPCKRFAVGFCREDTPLGSGADSSWGDWWYHGGNGHFGN; from the exons ATGTGGAGCCGGGTCAGCCTAGAGCGGTTGCTTCACAAGTATCCGAATATCAATCATAATGCCCGAGACTCGGCTGGCCGGACGCTGCTGATTGTCGCCGTCAGGCATGGCATGTGCCCGGACATTCTACCAGAGCATCCCACTCTCGTCAACCTACAGGACCATCGGGGCCAGACGGCCCTCATATACGCTATTCGTCGTGGCCATCATGAAACTGTTCAGAGACTGCTGGAGGCCGGTGGTGATCCTCTTTCCAGAGACGTGCGCGGTCGTGATGCGTTATACTGGGCAGCTCTCCGGGGCGATGCCGACATGTTTGGCACTGTTTTCCGTCAAGTGGACAAGTTGGCACAAACTAAATCACCCTTTGTCCTTGCCATcaatgccgccgccgccgctgggcAGGCAGACTTTGTCAAGGAGCTGTTGGCCAAGATCATGACCGACTCTGCTTCCACGTTGGTGCTGGCGGACAGCAATGGATGGACCGCGCTGTACACCGCTGAACAATGTGACAACCCCGAAATCGTCGACATGATTCGCCGTGCCATGCTGGGTGTGCCTGGGGGAAGTCAAGGCGCGCCGCCTCTCTTACAGGCTCCAACAGAATGGCACCCCCAGGACAAGTTCTTCTCACTCCTGCGTCAACCCGATGCCAGGTCGATCTCGGTGAGCA AGAACCGTTGTGAGACGTGCCGCATAGGCATCGCACGAGCGAACCACCCCATGGTGCCGACGAGGGACGACGTATACTATTTCGAGGTGACTATTGTCAACGAAGGCTGCAATTCCAGGTATGCACAGCCCGTTCCCCTTCTTTCAACGCCTACAAGTAACACGTGGAAAAGCCCCTGTAAGCGCTTTGCCGTGGGCTTCTGTCGCGAAGACACCCCGTTGGGTTCCGGCGCAGACTCGTCGTGGGGAGATTGGTGGTAtcatggcggcaacggccATTTTGGCAACTAA
- the ANKHD1_0 gene encoding Ankyrin repeat and KH domain-containing protein 1 yields the protein MSRDDYTIGWVCALPLELAASKIMLDQVHDLLPTLHGDTNSYTLGSIWHHNVVMACLPISQVGTNHAAIEATNMKRSFPSLRMCLVVGIGGGVPSKADVRLGDVVVGTRIMQYDKVKTNPEGEERTEVYKLIPRALGTALSHFAAEDKYTPLNSRFSSILQEKLANENHRKFRPPNLEDRLFQANYEHISSEASCDRCDSSRLMIRGQRKTNTVVHYGGIASGNKVMKYGRKRDEIAEELDVICFEMEAAGIVDVIDCLVIRGICDYSDSHKSKEWQDHAAVAAAAYAKGFLGMIPMTEFQSTTTNLSRSPQHIPREGQNAMLASLRFNSMSFRKHAIEKNHDKTGQWLWNHPSFQEWLDPALLSRHPGFIWIRGKPGAGKSTLMKFAWLQTQREYQQACRDRKMIVASFFFNARGETLEKSASGMYRSLLVQLLEHFHDLQRVLDSRDLEELLNLDSYPLVVLKDLLQDVVSELGNRAFFGFIDALDECHELQLMDMVRYFEELAEHATQKSIPLRICFSSRNYPYINIQRGVELRLDYQSGHAQDIANYVRSELRIENPTLHEQLVFQILKKSAGVFLWVVLVVDILNKEERDGRPAFTNRLSELPSGLSDLFESIIKRDNDNVDDLKLSLGWILLAPRPLELEEFYHACWHFKDPMLAKQYTKDRGEKYVLSSTKGLAQVAQSTPPIVQFIHESVRDYLLKDDGLRKLWPNLPFKWKDMRHDQLKHYCCRYIQHAINSAHINSPDVENDDISKRLPLLRYVTQNVLHHAENAADSICQGVFLEKFPTAQWASLDNMYEKYNIRRLSPKVDLLYILAQRGFPNLIRTRLQNHPNILIRGERLKYPLFAALANGHKDAVAALFNLPSTIYDGEDITAGVNYKKDYHGRTPLSWAAQEGKVGLVKLLLLAQADVNERDNAGQRPLFRSQPKRHFPVAELLIKAGADVNEKGYMYTNGNSAMRVTPLMHASAENDEIFARFLIQNGAKVDTICYEGEMGVVETALTIASRHGYEAMAKFLIENGALDGDWDKDINALAPAAENGHIGVVALLTENGIHPYTKRCGGFALVKALHYGHVAIASLLISRGADVEFLTDVWDKPSSCSPLAAASSNGHESLVRLLISKGARIGRPCASFFVKSPLLGAACNGQEAIAKLLIREGACVNEVAGSTTPLIAASKAGHGAMVKLLIDNGADVNQVCKSYLCDPGTTTPLDAASKGGHEAVVQLLLEHGARTKQ from the exons ATGTCACGCGACGATTACACTATTGGATGGGTTTGTGCATTGCCTCTTGAACTGGCGGCCAGTAAGATCATGCTCGACCAAGTTCATGATCTCTTGCCGACACTTCACGGCGATACCAACTCCTACACACTGGGGAGCATATGGCATCACAATGTTGTTATGGCTTGCCTTCCAATAAGTCAAGTCGGGACAAATCATGCGGCAATTGAAGCGACAAACATGAAGAGGTCGTTCCCATCCCTCCGAATGTGCTTGGTGGTAGGAATCGGCGGCGGAGTGCCGAGCAAAGCCGACGTGCGGTTGGGCGATGTTGTTGTCGGAACAAGGATAATGCAGTACGATAAAGTGAAGACGAACCCGGAAGGAGAAGAGCGAACAGAGGTCTACAAACTTATACCACGCGCCCTTGGAACTGCCTTGTCGCATTTCGCAGCGGAGGACAAATATACACCGCTCAACAGTCGATTCTCGTCTATACTGCAAGAGAAATTAGCAAACGAAAACCACCGCAAGTTCCGTCCTCCGAATTTGGAAGATCGCCTCTTTCAGGCAAATTATGAACATATAAGTTCAGAGGCTAGCTGTGATAGATGTGACTCTTCGCGACTCATGATAAGAGGGCAGCGAAAGACAAATACGGTAGTCCATTATGGAGGGATCGCTTCCGGAAACAAAGTCATGAAATACGGTAGAAAGAGGGACGAAATCGCGGAAGAGCTAGACGTCATATGCTTTGAGATGGAAGCCGCTGGTATAGTGGACGTCATAGATTGTCTCGTAATTCGAGGAATCTGCGACTACTCGGATTCACATAAATCCAAGGAATGGCAGGACCATGCGgctgtcgctgccgccgcctaTGCAAAAGGGTTTCTGGGGATGATACCAATGACTGAATTCCAGTCGACGACTACGAATCTTTCTCGTTCTC CTCAACATATACCTCGCGAGGGCCAAAACGCTATGTTAGCATCTCTCAGGTTCAATAGCATGTCTTTTCGCAAACATGCAATCGAAAAAAATCATGACAAGACCGGTCAATGGCTCTGGAACCACCCCTCCTTTCAAGAATGGCTTGACCCAGCATTGTTGTCGAGACACCCGGGCTTCATATGGATCCGTGGTAAGCCAGGTGCTGGCAAATCGACGTTGATGAAATTCGCATGGCTTCAGACACAAAGGGAATATCAGCAGGCTTGCCGTGACCGAAAGATGATAGttgcctcttttttcttcaacgCCAGAGGCGAGACACTGGAAAAGTCAGCCTCGGGGATGTATCGGTCGCTGCTTGTCCAACTCCTAGAGCATTTTCATGACCTGCAGAGAGTACTTGACAGTCGAGACCTTGAAGAGTTGCTGAATCTGGACAGCTACCCTTTAGTAGTTCTGAAAGATCTTCTCCAAGACGTAGTATCGGAGCTGGGAAACCGCGCCTTCTTCGGCTTCATCGATGCTTTGGATGAGTGCCATGAATTGCAACTCATGGATATGGTTCGGTACTTCGAAGAACTGGCGGAGCATGCAACACAGAAAAGCATTCCACTTCGAATCTGTTTCTCCAGCCGTAACTATCCCTATATCAACATACAAAGAGGTGTAGAGCTGAGGCTGGATTATCAATCCGGTCATGCCCAAGACATAGCGAACTACGTTCGGAGCGAATTGCGGATTGAAAATCCTACCTTACACGAACAACTGGTTTTTCAAATTCTCAAGAAATCTGCAGGTGTGTTCCTGTGGGTTGTTCTTGTTGTGGACATACTAAATAAGGAAGAAAGAGACGGCCGACCAGCCTTCACAAACCGCCTATCAGAACTACCATCTGGATTGAGCGACCTATTTGAAAGTATAATAAAGCGTGATAATGATAATGTGGATGATTTAAAACTGTCTCTTGGGTGGATTCTTCTGGCTCCACGACCACTGGAATTGGAAGAATTCTATCACGCCTGCTGGCATTTCAAGGACCCAATGTTAGCAAAACAATACACCAAGGATCGAGGAGAAAAATACGTGCTCAGTTCCACAAAGGGTCTTGCTCAGGTTGCGCAATCCACGCCACCAATTGTGCAATTTATACACGAATCAGTGCGAGATTACCTTCTCAAAGACGACGGTCTTCGGAAACTATGGCCTAATCTTCCATTTAAATGGAAGGACATGAGACATGATCAACTGAAGCACTATTGCTGTAGATACATCCAGCACGCTATCAACTCTGCACATATTAACAGCCCTGACGTTGAGAATGACGATATCTCAAAGAGGCTTCCATTATTGCGTTATGTAACTCAGAATGTCCTCCACCATGCTGAAAACGCTGCGGACTCCATTTGTCAGGGTGTATTTCTGGAAAAGTTTCCTACTGCCCAATGGGCAAGTCTTGACAATATGTATgagaaatataatattcgCCGACTTAGCCCAAAAGTGGATCTTCTCTATATACTTGCACAGAGGGGATTCCCGAATCTCATCCGAACGAGGCTTCAAAATCATCCGAATATTCTTATACGCGGCGAAAGACTCAAGTACCCGCTGTTTGCCGCTTTGGCTAACGGTCACAAAGACGCCGTAGCTGCTCTATTTAATTTACCTTCGACCATCTATGATGGAGAGGACATCACAGCGGGCGTGAACTATAAAAAAGATTACCACGGTCGCACACCACTCTCATGGGCCGCCCAGGAGGGTAAAGTTGGTCTCGTTAAGCTGCTTCTCCTCGCACAGGCGGATGTCAATGAGCGTGACAATGCGGGACAAAGACCGCTTTTTAGATCACAACCCAAAAGACATTTTCCAGTGGCAGAGCTTCTTATCAAAGCCGGCGCTGATGTGAACGAAAAGGGCTACATGTACACCAACGGGAATTCAGCCATGCGTGTGACCCCACTCATGCATGCCTCAGCCGAAAATGATGAGATATTTGCAAGATTCCTCATCCAGAATGGCGCAAAAGTCGATACGATCTGTTATGAAGGTGAAATGGGAGTAGTAGAAACAGCACTGACAATTGCCTCGCGCCATGGCTACGAGGCAATGGCAAAATTTCTCATTGAGAACGGCGCATTAGATGGTGATTGGGATAAGGACATCAATGCACTCGCACCAGCCGCCGAGAATGGCCATATCGGTGTGGTTGCGCTTCTCACTGAAAATGGCATACATCCATACACGAAACGTTGTGGAGGTTTTGCGCTTGTGAAAGCATTGCACTATGGCCATGTTGCAATAGCCAGTCTATTGATCAGCAGGGGGGCAGATGTAGAGTTTCTGACAGACGTTTGGGACAAGCCTTCGTCATGCTCGCCACTTGCGGCGGCGTCCAGCAATGGCCATGAATCCCTGGTTAGGCTGTTGATTAGCAAGGGGGCGCGCATAGGTCGTCCATGTGCATCTTTTTTTGTTAAGTCGCCGCTTCTTGGTGCTGCGTGTAATGGTCAAGAGGCAATAGCCAAGCTGTTGATTAGAGAGGGGGCGTGTGTAAATGAGGTTGCTGGCTCTACAACGCCACTTATAGCTGCCTCCAAGGCTGGTCATGGGGCAATGGTCAAGCTACTCATCGATAACGGGGCGGATGTAAATCAAGTCTGCAAGTCATATTTATGTGATCCagggacgacgacgccgctgGATGCTGCCTCGAAGGGGGGTCATGAAGCTGTGGTACAGCTACTTCTAGAACACGGCGCACGAACCAAACAGTGA
- the FUM18 gene encoding Sphingosine N-acyltransferase-like protein FUM18, with protein MGDYDRTQSLDAGVADGPSKSQFRPAPSPSGSKVPLYMQSSDGKHVLVRRVRRKEDGSWKHFARWFVENQISLSFNLLALLFLCHNFIPKARAHTRKYFQLAYYNAKTGQYASGFDDAYFITFCIVLFTLLRAGFMEYILAPFARMQGVTKKKDQIRFTEQAWLLVYYSVFWAMGVYIYCKSPYYLNLREMWTDWPNREMDGLMKGYVLAQWAFWLQQIIVLNIEERRKDHWQMFSHHIITTVLISSCYFYHHTRVGNVILVIMDVVDLFLPAAKCLKYAGYTTLCDIMFGVFMLSWLMARHFVYVMVCWSVYAHTPEIMPSGCFRGSNDHLIGPEDPPAGLSWLIEPFLSSTGRVCYNETVKWSFLTPLLALQGITIFWFTMIVRVAMKVLRGDGAEDSRSDDEAVEDEDEYVYEEAEPLEEEVDADEIDLRSWERRTGVKRQASSSGVSLPGHSDRKELLGRIGCEKQVD; from the exons ATGGGCGACTACGACCGCACTCAATCGCTGGACGCTGGCGTCGCAGATGGACCATCAAAATCCCAATTCAGACCTGCGCCTTCCCCCTCTGGATCCAAGGTTCCGCTGTACATGCAGAGCTCTGACGGCAAGCATGTGCTTGTGAGAAGAGTGCGGCGAAAGGAGGATGGCTCGTGGAAACATTTCGCCCGCTGGTTTGTTGAAAATCAGATCA GCCTCTCCTTCAACCTCCTCGCACTCTTATTCCTCTGCCACAATTTTATTCCGAAAGCTCGAGCGCACACCCGCAAATATTTCCAACTCGCCTACTATAATGCCAAAACCGGCCAGTATGCTAGTGGGTTCGACGACGCTTATTTCATTACTTTCTGCATTGTCCTCTTTACTCTCCTGCGAGCTGGCTTCATGGAGTACATTTTGGCCCCGTTTGCCAGAATGCAAGGcgtgacgaagaagaaggaccagATTCGGTTTACAGAACAGGCCTGGTTGCTTGTTTATTACAGCGTGTTTTGGGCCATGGGCGTG TATATCTACTGCAAGTCGCCGTATTACCTCAATCTGCGTGAAATGTGGACCGACTGGCCAAACCGAGAAATGGACGGACTGATGAAGGGATATGTGTTGGCGCAGTGGGCTTTTTGGTTGCAGCAAATTATCGTCCTCAACATCGAGGAGCGTCGCAAGGATCACTGGCAAATGTTTAGCCACCACATTATCACCACGGTCCTCATCTCCTCCTGTTACTTCTACCATCATACTCGTGTTGGTAACGTCATTTTGGTCATCATGGATGTGGTGGACTTGTTCCTGCCG GCTGCCAAGTGTCTAAAGTATGCGGGGTACACAACTCTTTGCGACATCATGTTCGGCGTCTTCATGCTCTCATGGCTTATGGCCCGCCACTTTGTCTATGTCATGGTTTGTTGGTCAGTCTACGCCCATACTCCCGAGATTATGCCCTCGGGCTGTTTCCGCGGCAGCAACGACCACCTAATTGGACCCGAGGACCCGCCTGCCGGTCTTTCGTGGCTCATTGAGCCATTCCTCAGCTCTACCGGACGAGTTTGCTACAATGAAACTGTCAAGTGGTCATTCCTGACCCCCTTGCTCGCTCTGCAGGGCATCACCATCTTCTGGTTCACCATGATTGTCCGCGTAGCCATGAAGGTGCTTCGTGGTGACGGAGCAGAAGATTCTCGGAGTGATGACGAGGCTgtcgaagacgaggatgaatACGTCTATGAAGAGGCAGAGCCTCTCGAGGAGGAAGTCGACGCCGATGAGATCGATCTTCGAAGCTGGGAACGAAGAACTGGCGTTAAGCGACAGGCCAGCAGCTCCGGTGTCAGCCTCCCGGGGCATAGCGATCGTAAGGAATTACTGGGACGTATTGGCTGTGAGAAGCAAGTTGATTAA